A portion of the Adhaeribacter radiodurans genome contains these proteins:
- the trmD gene encoding tRNA (guanosine(37)-N1)-methyltransferase TrmD has product MRFDIISCQPDLLESPFNHSILKRAQQKGLVEVHVHDLRQFAINKHGQIDDYAFGGGAGMVMMIEPIAKCLDQLKAQRSYDAVIYMTPDGVTLNQNTVNRFSLLQNVIILCGHYKGVDERVREHFVTHEISIGDYVLSGGELGAAVLTDAIIRILPGVLNDESSALTDSFQDGLLAPPVYTRPADYNGWAVPSILLSGDTPKIDQWRFEQAVARTQQRRPDLLN; this is encoded by the coding sequence ATGCGATTTGATATTATAAGTTGCCAGCCCGATTTACTGGAAAGCCCGTTCAATCACTCTATTTTAAAACGTGCTCAGCAAAAGGGTTTAGTTGAAGTGCATGTGCATGATTTACGCCAATTTGCCATTAATAAACACGGCCAGATTGATGATTATGCATTTGGCGGAGGAGCCGGCATGGTTATGATGATTGAACCCATTGCAAAGTGCTTAGATCAACTAAAAGCCCAGCGCTCCTACGATGCCGTTATCTACATGACTCCTGATGGAGTAACGCTGAACCAGAATACGGTAAATAGATTTTCCTTGCTGCAAAACGTTATCATTTTATGTGGCCATTACAAAGGCGTGGATGAACGAGTGCGTGAGCACTTTGTAACGCACGAAATTAGTATTGGAGACTATGTACTTTCGGGTGGTGAGTTGGGAGCGGCGGTTTTAACAGATGCCATCATTCGGATTTTGCCCGGCGTTTTAAACGATGAATCTTCTGCTTTAACTGATTCTTTTCAGGATGGTTTACTTGCCCCTCCGGTTTATACTCGTCCGGCTGATTATAATGGGTGGGCTGTACCAAGTATTTTACTATCAGGAGATACGCCTAAAATTGACCAATGGCGCTTTGAGCAAGCCGTTGCCCGTACTCAACAACGTCGTCCAGATTTACTAAATTAG
- the rffA gene encoding dTDP-4-amino-4,6-dideoxygalactose transaminase — MQQNQKYIVPFNKPFLTGKETEYIQQAVASGKISGNGMFTQQCQKFFEKRYGFKKTLLTSSGTDALEMAALLLNIQPGDEVIVPAYTFVSTANAFVLRGAKIVFADSSPQHPNLDVTKLESLITPRTKVIVPVHYAGIACDMQQIMSIAKKHNLFVVEDAAHALDSFYKEPNGLEKPLGSLGHLAAFSFHETKNIIAGEGGMLVINDSQFIQRAEIIWEKGTNRAAFFRDEIDKYEWVDVGSSFLPSEIMAAFLWAQLENLEVIQTRRKAIWTTYHDSLKELGQQNKLQLPVIPASATNNGFGYYVLCQNLAQRTDIIHYLEQKGVLAVFHYLALHKSPFYHQKHDGRELSCADRYTDTLLRLPFYYDLRDEEIQFICFQIKQFLA; from the coding sequence GTGCAGCAAAACCAAAAGTATATTGTTCCATTTAATAAGCCTTTTTTAACGGGTAAAGAAACAGAATACATACAACAAGCAGTAGCATCAGGTAAAATATCCGGCAATGGAATGTTTACGCAACAGTGCCAGAAATTTTTTGAAAAGCGTTACGGCTTTAAGAAAACGCTGCTAACTTCTTCTGGTACGGATGCCTTAGAAATGGCAGCTCTGCTCCTAAATATTCAACCCGGCGACGAAGTTATTGTGCCAGCTTACACTTTTGTTTCTACTGCTAATGCTTTTGTGTTGCGCGGAGCTAAAATTGTGTTTGCCGATAGCAGCCCTCAGCATCCTAACCTGGATGTTACTAAACTGGAAAGTTTGATTACGCCGCGTACCAAAGTTATTGTACCGGTTCATTACGCAGGTATAGCTTGTGATATGCAGCAAATCATGAGCATTGCTAAAAAGCATAATTTGTTTGTAGTAGAAGATGCGGCGCATGCATTAGATAGTTTTTATAAGGAGCCCAATGGTTTAGAAAAACCTTTAGGTAGTTTGGGGCATTTGGCTGCTTTTAGTTTTCACGAAACAAAAAATATTATTGCGGGTGAAGGCGGAATGCTGGTTATCAATGATAGTCAGTTTATTCAGCGGGCCGAAATTATTTGGGAGAAAGGTACTAACCGGGCAGCCTTTTTCCGTGATGAAATTGATAAATACGAATGGGTAGATGTGGGATCTTCTTTTCTGCCTTCAGAGATTATGGCTGCTTTCTTGTGGGCCCAGCTGGAAAATTTGGAAGTAATTCAAACTCGCCGGAAAGCTATCTGGACCACCTATCATGATTCTTTAAAGGAACTTGGCCAGCAAAATAAGTTGCAATTACCTGTAATTCCTGCGTCGGCTACTAACAATGGTTTTGGTTATTACGTGCTATGTCAAAATTTAGCTCAGAGAACAGATATAATTCATTATCTGGAGCAAAAAGGAGTACTGGCTGTTTTTCATTATTTAGCTTTGCATAAAAGCCCTTTTTACCATCAGAAGCACGATGGCCGGGAACTTTCATGCGCCGACCGATACACTGATACTCTTTTACGGTTACCTTTTTATTATGATTTGCGCGACGAAGAAATTCAATTTATCTGTTTTCAGATTAAGCAATTTTTAGCGTAA
- a CDS encoding acyl-CoA desaturase: MPILIFFVAHWYLSLFVQTFYLHRYAAHKMFTMNKFWEKFFFFLTYIGQGSSFLSPRAYAILHRMHHAFSDTDRDPHSPHFSNNAFTMMWKTKNIYNNVLHKRMEAEARFEGNYPLWDALERFGDTYFSRIGWGTFYVFFYIAFATQWWMYLLLPIHFLMGPIHGAIVNWSGHKYGYQNFDNNDKSRNSLFFDFLTGGELFQNNHHKLPNRVNFGVKWWELDPTYPVIWALDKLRIIRLKKVRA, from the coding sequence ATGCCTATTCTCATATTTTTTGTAGCGCACTGGTATTTATCTTTATTTGTTCAAACTTTTTACCTGCATCGTTATGCTGCCCATAAAATGTTTACGATGAACAAGTTTTGGGAAAAATTCTTTTTCTTTTTAACCTACATAGGTCAAGGTTCTTCGTTTTTATCGCCGCGCGCTTATGCTATTCTGCACCGCATGCACCATGCGTTTTCTGATACGGATAGAGACCCGCATTCTCCGCATTTTTCGAATAATGCCTTTACGATGATGTGGAAAACTAAAAACATTTACAACAATGTATTACACAAAAGAATGGAAGCCGAAGCTCGTTTTGAAGGAAATTATCCTTTATGGGATGCTTTAGAAAGATTTGGTGACACGTATTTCTCCCGGATTGGCTGGGGTACTTTTTACGTATTCTTTTACATTGCTTTTGCTACCCAATGGTGGATGTACTTATTATTACCAATTCATTTTTTAATGGGCCCTATCCATGGCGCTATTGTTAACTGGAGCGGTCATAAATACGGTTACCAAAACTTTGATAATAACGATAAATCCCGTAACTCCCTGTTTTTCGATTTCTTAACCGGGGGTGAGTTATTTCAAAATAACCACCACAAGCTGCCAAATCGCGTTAATTTTGGAGTAAAATGGTGGGAATTAGATCCTACTTATCCGGTTATTTGGGCTTTAGACAAACTACGGATTATTCGCTTAAAAAAGGTTCGGGCCTAA
- a CDS encoding N-acetylmuramoyl-L-alanine amidase family protein — protein MRNIVLFLLPALIFVFSGFSTNAPRRDNRVRTVVIDAGHGGKDPGNMGGTSREKDIALKVALQVGNYIEENLPDVKVIYTRKTNVFVELIDRAGIANKNNADLFISIHCNSGPSAAYGTETFTMGLHTSEGNLKVAKRENSVILKEEGYKENYDGFDPNSPQSHILLSLRQSAYMDNSLRFAQKVEHQFENKISRKSRGVKQAGLIVLWKSAMPSALIEVGFLTNPQEEKYLNDKLGQSYIASGIYRAFKEYKQELEAMN, from the coding sequence GTGAGAAATATTGTTTTGTTTTTGTTGCCAGCGCTTATTTTTGTTTTTTCCGGTTTTAGTACCAATGCTCCTCGCCGCGATAATCGGGTACGTACAGTAGTGATTGATGCCGGCCACGGCGGGAAAGATCCGGGTAATATGGGCGGAACCAGCCGGGAAAAAGATATAGCGTTAAAAGTGGCGCTGCAAGTAGGTAATTATATTGAAGAAAACTTGCCCGATGTAAAAGTAATTTACACCCGTAAAACAAATGTATTCGTAGAATTAATTGACCGGGCCGGCATTGCTAACAAAAATAACGCGGATTTATTTATTTCTATTCATTGCAATTCCGGACCAAGTGCTGCTTATGGTACCGAAACGTTTACCATGGGGCTGCACACATCAGAGGGAAATTTAAAAGTAGCTAAGCGCGAAAATTCTGTTATCTTAAAAGAAGAAGGTTACAAAGAAAACTACGACGGCTTTGATCCCAATTCACCTCAAAGTCATATTTTATTATCGTTGCGCCAAAGTGCTTACATGGATAACAGCCTGCGGTTTGCTCAAAAAGTAGAGCATCAGTTTGAAAATAAGATAAGCCGCAAAAGCCGCGGCGTAAAGCAAGCCGGCTTAATTGTACTCTGGAAATCAGCAATGCCCAGCGCTTTAATTGAAGTTGGATTTTTAACTAATCCCCAAGAAGAAAAATATCTAAACGATAAATTGGGGCAATCGTATATTGCATCAGGCATATACCGGGCTTTTAAAGAATACAAGCAAGAGCTCGAAGCCATGAACTAA
- a CDS encoding putative LPS assembly protein LptD, with product MVSLTGLVNAWAQQTPGRTTTPQTAEITLDSTTVKQDSIKGDIVTTIKYTAKDSIVLNVQNKLVNMYNDANIEYGTMSLKAHTTQLDYKTNLVTAIGTKDSTGKALGTPVFKDDAEAYEAEQITYNIKSKKGKIRNVVTRQGEGFLHAEVIKKTQGDALYGVHSKYTTCDLPHPHFYINASKIKAIPGKKIFSGPFNLVFGDIPTPLGFLFGYFPTPKKRSSGLLIPTFGEARQRGFYLRQGGYYFVLNENIDMRLTGDIYSLGSYGLQLQSMYLKRYKYRGNISMSFSANKNPVTAANEATLGPGNINREPKSFWITASHTPTTLRPGGKWSASVNAGTQFYNRQNRYDNPALALNNTFSSSVQYQFAKPTSPLTFTASALHNMNTQTGVHNFTLPDASFTVNRQTPLRWFKKTGTGTWFDDIAISYSGNVRNLISTQLDRSTLSGVSNLVGGTPATTVLKLNGKNFRRILANADYGIQHSIPISMNSIRVFKYFQLSPGLSYNETWFFKKFDYNYIRDLNAVQIDTTKGFYRAYTYSASTSMSTRIYGTYIIKGKKIEAIRHLMTPNISYSYNPDFSKKYTRAIQVGRPDIENNIPIQYLPIYRNLYGVPTSFMQSNLNFSLTNNVEMKVKSKSDTASTFEKVSLIDNLGLTSGYNFAADSFQLQNVNVQFRTLLFKKLNVFSNAVFDPYEVSKSGRRVNRYSFNNGKLARLVNANLNLGMELNPEALKKGSQNTDQAPRTNRPSLETNQNLVAEYVDFKIPWTLSFTFTASYFDNPASQTKEQISKSLGIDGSVNLTEKWKITYSSGYDFQYKKMTYTSLNIYRDLHCWEMSISWVPFGEFQSYSININARSSILRDLKLSRNRGINWR from the coding sequence TTGGTTTCTTTAACCGGGTTGGTTAATGCCTGGGCGCAACAAACGCCGGGCCGCACCACCACACCCCAAACAGCCGAAATCACCTTAGATTCCACAACCGTAAAACAAGACTCTATTAAGGGTGATATTGTTACTACCATTAAGTATACCGCTAAAGATTCTATTGTTTTAAACGTACAAAACAAGCTGGTTAATATGTACAACGATGCCAATATTGAATATGGCACCATGTCGTTGAAGGCGCATACTACTCAACTGGACTATAAAACCAATTTAGTTACGGCTATCGGCACGAAAGATTCTACGGGTAAAGCACTTGGTACTCCGGTTTTTAAGGACGATGCGGAAGCGTATGAGGCCGAGCAGATTACCTATAACATTAAGTCCAAAAAAGGAAAGATCCGCAACGTAGTAACCCGCCAGGGAGAAGGCTTTTTGCACGCTGAAGTAATAAAAAAGACCCAAGGCGATGCCTTGTACGGGGTACATTCTAAGTATACCACCTGCGATTTGCCTCATCCGCACTTTTATATTAATGCTTCTAAAATAAAAGCCATACCCGGAAAGAAAATATTTTCAGGCCCCTTTAATCTGGTATTTGGCGATATTCCTACGCCGCTGGGTTTCTTGTTTGGTTATTTCCCTACGCCTAAAAAGCGGAGTTCCGGCTTGCTAATTCCCACCTTCGGCGAAGCGCGACAGCGGGGCTTTTACCTGCGCCAGGGTGGTTATTATTTCGTACTGAACGAAAATATTGACATGCGGTTAACCGGCGATATTTATTCGCTGGGAAGCTACGGGCTTCAGTTACAATCGATGTACCTGAAGCGTTATAAATACCGGGGTAATATTAGTATGAGTTTTAGTGCCAATAAAAATCCGGTTACGGCAGCTAATGAAGCAACTCTAGGGCCCGGCAATATTAACCGGGAGCCTAAATCATTCTGGATTACGGCCAGCCATACGCCTACCACCTTGCGGCCGGGTGGTAAATGGTCGGCGAGCGTAAACGCCGGTACGCAGTTTTACAACCGCCAGAACCGTTACGATAATCCGGCATTGGCCTTGAATAATACTTTTAGCTCCAGTGTGCAGTACCAGTTTGCGAAACCTACCTCACCCCTTACTTTTACCGCTTCGGCTTTGCACAACATGAATACGCAAACGGGGGTGCATAACTTTACTTTACCGGATGCCAGTTTTACTGTAAACCGCCAAACGCCGCTCAGATGGTTTAAGAAAACGGGCACAGGTACCTGGTTTGATGATATAGCTATTAGTTATAGTGGTAATGTGCGAAATTTAATTTCTACCCAATTGGATCGTAGTACGCTAAGTGGGGTTTCGAACCTGGTAGGAGGAACTCCTGCTACTACTGTTCTAAAACTAAACGGGAAAAACTTCCGGCGCATACTGGCCAATGCCGATTACGGTATTCAACATTCCATACCTATATCCATGAACAGTATACGGGTATTTAAGTATTTTCAATTATCCCCCGGCTTGAGTTACAACGAAACCTGGTTTTTTAAGAAATTTGATTATAACTACATCCGGGATTTAAATGCTGTACAAATAGATACTACAAAAGGCTTTTACCGGGCGTATACCTACTCAGCTAGTACCAGTATGAGTACCCGTATTTACGGAACGTACATTATTAAAGGAAAAAAAATAGAGGCTATCCGCCACTTAATGACGCCTAACATTAGCTACTCTTACAACCCAGACTTTTCTAAGAAATATACCCGGGCCATTCAGGTAGGTCGGCCGGATATCGAAAATAATATTCCGATTCAGTATTTACCTATTTACCGCAATTTGTACGGCGTTCCCACTTCGTTCATGCAAAGTAACCTGAACTTTAGCTTAACGAACAACGTGGAAATGAAGGTAAAAAGTAAATCGGATACTGCCAGCACCTTCGAGAAAGTAAGTTTAATAGACAATTTAGGCCTTACCTCGGGTTATAATTTTGCCGCCGACTCGTTCCAGTTGCAAAACGTAAATGTGCAGTTCCGGACTTTGTTATTTAAGAAATTAAATGTGTTCTCGAATGCTGTGTTTGACCCATACGAGGTTAGTAAAAGTGGTCGTCGAGTAAACCGGTACAGTTTTAACAATGGCAAACTGGCTCGTTTAGTAAATGCCAACCTAAACCTGGGCATGGAATTAAACCCAGAAGCTTTAAAGAAAGGCAGTCAGAATACAGACCAGGCGCCCCGCACCAACCGGCCTTCGCTCGAAACCAACCAGAACCTGGTAGCCGAATACGTTGATTTTAAAATTCCGTGGACGTTGAGTTTTACTTTTACAGCTTCTTACTTCGATAATCCTGCTTCCCAGACCAAAGAACAAATTTCTAAATCGCTGGGGATAGACGGCTCAGTTAACCTTACTGAGAAATGGAAGATTACGTACAGTAGTGGTTATGATTTTCAGTATAAAAAAATGACTTATACCAGCCTGAATATTTACCGCGACCTACATTGCTGGGAAATGAGCATTTCGTGGGTACCGTTTGGTGAATTTCAATCTTACTCCATTAATATTAATGCCCGTTCTTCTATTCTGCGCGATTTAAAATTAAGTCGCAACCGGGGTATTAACTGGCGTTAG
- the panB gene encoding 3-methyl-2-oxobutanoate hydroxymethyltransferase — protein MSVHKKDIKLITTHQLQAMKERGEKISMLTAYDFSMATILDGAGIDVLLVGDSASNVMAGHTTTLPITLDQMIYHASSVVRGVKRALVVVDLPFGSYQGNSSEALRSAIRIMKESGAHAIKLEGGSEIKESVVRILSAGVPVMGHLGLTPQSIYKFGTYTVRAKEEQEAQKLLEDALLLEELGCFALVLEKIPSELARKVAEGLRIPVIGIGAGPHVDGQVLVSHDLLGITKEFKPRFLRRYADLHDIMTNAVSNYIKDVKSRDFPSSEEAY, from the coding sequence ATGTCTGTTCATAAAAAAGATATCAAATTAATTACCACGCACCAATTGCAGGCCATGAAGGAGCGCGGTGAAAAGATATCGATGCTCACGGCTTACGATTTTTCGATGGCTACTATTCTCGACGGAGCAGGAATTGATGTGCTGCTGGTCGGGGATTCAGCTTCGAACGTAATGGCCGGTCATACTACCACTCTCCCTATTACCCTAGATCAAATGATTTATCATGCCTCATCAGTAGTACGCGGCGTTAAGCGGGCACTTGTAGTGGTAGATTTACCATTTGGCTCGTATCAAGGCAATTCATCAGAGGCTTTGCGTTCAGCTATCCGCATTATGAAAGAATCGGGCGCCCACGCCATAAAACTAGAAGGAGGTAGCGAAATTAAAGAATCAGTGGTTCGGATTTTAAGTGCCGGCGTACCGGTAATGGGCCACTTGGGTCTTACACCGCAATCGATTTATAAATTTGGTACCTATACTGTGCGGGCGAAAGAAGAACAAGAAGCACAAAAACTTTTGGAAGATGCCCTGCTCCTCGAAGAATTAGGATGTTTTGCCTTGGTACTCGAAAAAATACCTTCGGAACTGGCCCGTAAAGTAGCCGAAGGTTTACGGATTCCAGTTATTGGTATTGGCGCAGGACCGCACGTAGATGGTCAGGTGCTTGTCTCTCATGATTTACTGGGTATTACTAAAGAATTTAAACCACGCTTTCTGCGGCGCTACGCCGACTTGCACGATATTATGACGAATGCAGTTAGCAACTATATAAAAGATGTAAAATCACGGGACTTCCCCAGCTCCGAAGAAGCGTATTAG
- a CDS encoding GNAT family N-acetyltransferase — protein sequence MVENLYEHLPWDTFTFGYKVARITSSSMSPAHLEKLLLNLKQQGFRLVYWSVDPDNTLLNIVAEQAGGWLADEKVTYTTQLSTNHLVINNTNAAIQSYSNAVLPTDLQQLALQSGVYSRFNLDPNFKNQEFEKLYTAWLQNSINNKVAREVVVYRLEDVIIGFITLSEKNKTGQIGLFAVEEQNRRQGIGTQLLEIALHKFYSYGCQQVLVSTQRRNQAACRFYEKSGFILKNRENVYHFWL from the coding sequence ATGGTGGAAAACCTTTACGAGCATTTACCTTGGGATACTTTCACTTTTGGTTATAAAGTCGCTCGTATTACCTCCTCCAGTATGAGCCCGGCTCATTTAGAAAAGCTGCTCTTAAACTTAAAACAACAGGGCTTTCGCCTCGTTTATTGGTCAGTAGATCCAGATAATACTTTATTAAATATTGTTGCCGAACAAGCTGGGGGTTGGTTAGCAGATGAAAAAGTAACCTACACTACTCAGCTTTCGACTAATCATTTAGTAATTAATAACACAAACGCCGCTATTCAATCTTACTCCAATGCAGTACTACCCACCGATTTGCAGCAATTAGCCTTACAAAGCGGCGTCTATTCCCGATTTAATCTAGATCCTAATTTTAAAAATCAGGAGTTTGAGAAGTTATATACCGCTTGGCTTCAAAATTCAATTAATAATAAAGTAGCCCGCGAGGTTGTAGTGTATCGGCTGGAGGACGTAATTATTGGCTTTATTACTTTAAGCGAAAAAAATAAAACAGGTCAAATCGGCTTGTTTGCGGTAGAGGAACAAAATCGCCGGCAGGGTATTGGAACACAATTACTGGAAATTGCTTTGCATAAATTCTACTCCTATGGATGCCAACAAGTACTCGTATCTACACAAAGACGTAACCAGGCGGCTTGCCGGTTTTACGAGAAAAGTGGTTTTATTCTTAAAAACCGGGAGAACGTGTATCACTTCTGGTTATAA
- a CDS encoding glycosyltransferase family 2 protein, with the protein MSEPNTPFISVVSPVYGAAELVDLLVANISQVLRTLTSSYEIILVDDGSPDAGWSKIEQNAKRWPQVKGIKLSRNFGQHRAISAGLKFSTGQWVVVLDCDLQDNPLEIPQMLLKAREGYKIVLAQRNNKKHSRLKIFFSQVFNRVLTFLTNLPFDSRIGNFGLYHRDVITAICQKNDRAYYFPMMVQKVGFRSAILEIEHQKRPAGESSYSFGKNIKLAASVLFFNGYNPLQIDISVMLLTGILLVLVNLYAQNHFPIATTYTWGIFLLGSVFFLSIIGFNLFKTFGNKRNKPCYQIEKKVNFKAVII; encoded by the coding sequence ATGTCAGAACCCAATACTCCCTTTATTTCTGTTGTAAGCCCGGTTTACGGGGCAGCAGAATTAGTAGATTTATTGGTAGCCAATATTAGTCAGGTTCTCCGGACTTTAACCTCTTCTTATGAAATTATTTTAGTAGATGATGGCAGCCCGGATGCTGGCTGGAGTAAAATTGAACAAAATGCAAAACGTTGGCCGCAGGTAAAAGGTATTAAATTGAGCCGGAATTTTGGTCAGCATCGGGCTATTAGCGCCGGTTTAAAATTTAGTACCGGGCAATGGGTGGTAGTACTAGACTGCGACCTACAGGACAATCCACTCGAAATTCCCCAAATGCTTTTAAAAGCCCGAGAAGGTTATAAAATTGTGTTAGCCCAACGTAACAACAAGAAGCATTCTCGGCTGAAAATTTTTTTTTCGCAAGTTTTTAATCGGGTATTAACTTTTCTAACCAACCTGCCATTTGATAGCCGCATTGGTAACTTCGGTCTATACCATCGCGATGTAATTACTGCTATTTGTCAGAAAAACGATCGAGCTTATTACTTTCCAATGATGGTTCAAAAGGTTGGTTTCCGTAGCGCTATTCTGGAGATTGAACATCAAAAACGTCCTGCCGGAGAAAGCTCTTACAGTTTCGGGAAAAATATAAAATTGGCAGCCTCAGTTTTATTTTTCAACGGCTATAACCCGCTGCAAATAGATATTTCAGTTATGCTTCTTACCGGAATTTTACTTGTTTTAGTAAATCTTTATGCCCAAAATCATTTCCCAATTGCTACAACCTACACATGGGGTATCTTTTTACTTGGCTCAGTTTTTTTTCTGAGCATAATTGGTTTCAACTTATTTAAAACATTCGGAAACAAAAGAAATAAACCATGCTATCAGATTGAGAAGAAAGTAAATTTTAAAGCTGTCATTATTTAA
- a CDS encoding 30S ribosomal protein S16, with protein sequence MPVKIRLARRGRKKAAMYDIVVADSRAPRDGKFIEKLGTYNPNTNPASINFDQDKAFKWVMDGAQPTDTVKAMLSYTGILFKKHLQIGVAKGAITQEQADSKFQTWKDEKEAKIQGKRDTLSQKKSDAAKTALENERKINEARAEALRKRAADAAKAAEPAAPAEDATEAPAAEEQA encoded by the coding sequence ATGCCTGTTAAAATCAGACTGGCCCGCAGAGGCCGCAAAAAAGCTGCAATGTACGATATTGTTGTAGCAGACTCAAGAGCACCACGTGATGGTAAATTTATTGAGAAGTTAGGTACTTACAACCCCAATACGAACCCAGCATCGATTAATTTCGATCAGGATAAGGCTTTTAAGTGGGTAATGGATGGTGCACAACCTACAGATACGGTAAAAGCAATGTTATCGTATACAGGAATACTGTTCAAAAAGCATTTACAAATTGGTGTTGCCAAAGGCGCTATAACTCAAGAACAAGCTGATTCTAAATTCCAAACCTGGAAAGACGAGAAAGAAGCGAAAATCCAAGGTAAACGCGATACTTTGAGCCAGAAGAAATCAGATGCTGCTAAAACTGCTTTAGAGAACGAGCGTAAAATTAACGAAGCTCGGGCTGAAGCTCTTCGCAAACGGGCTGCCGATGCTGCAAAAGCAGCAGAACCAGCTGCCCCGGCTGAAGATGCAACTGAAGCTCCTGCGGCAGAAGAACAAGCTTAA
- a CDS encoding RluA family pseudouridine synthase encodes MTDFGRLVLYEDNHLIVINKPAGLLVQGDETGDVPLSELIKQYLKEKYQKTGNVFAGVVHRLDRPVSGVVLLAKTSKALTRLNELFRQNKIQKTYLAITARKPIAEQAHLVHWLTKDESRNISKAHTKEVPKSLRAELSYQIITQAQDYYLLRVKPVTGRPHQIRVQLATQKSAIVGDVKYGAPTLLPDKSICLHAYSLEFIHPIRQEKMLVRALPPENHPWALFKNMLPETS; translated from the coding sequence ATGACTGATTTTGGCCGATTAGTATTGTACGAAGACAATCATTTAATTGTAATTAACAAGCCAGCTGGTTTATTGGTACAAGGCGACGAAACCGGTGATGTTCCCTTATCTGAACTAATTAAACAATATTTAAAAGAAAAATATCAGAAAACGGGTAATGTGTTTGCCGGGGTTGTTCACCGTTTAGACCGCCCTGTGAGCGGAGTGGTTTTATTAGCCAAAACTTCTAAAGCCCTTACCCGATTAAATGAATTATTCCGACAAAATAAAATCCAAAAAACGTATTTAGCTATAACAGCTCGTAAGCCCATAGCGGAGCAGGCACATTTGGTGCATTGGTTAACAAAGGACGAAAGCCGTAATATTTCCAAAGCTCACACGAAAGAAGTACCTAAAAGTTTACGGGCAGAGTTAAGCTACCAAATTATAACCCAGGCACAAGATTATTATTTGCTGCGGGTAAAACCAGTAACAGGTAGGCCACATCAAATTCGGGTTCAGTTAGCCACTCAAAAAAGTGCGATAGTGGGCGATGTTAAGTACGGAGCGCCTACTTTACTACCCGATAAAAGTATTTGCCTGCACGCGTACAGTCTCGAATTTATTCATCCAATCCGGCAGGAGAAAATGCTTGTAAGAGCTTTACCCCCGGAAAACCATCCTTGGGCATTATTTAAAAATATGCTACCAGAAACGAGTTAA
- the rimM gene encoding ribosome maturation factor RimM (Essential for efficient processing of 16S rRNA), protein MNIDACYQLGYILRTHGIKGQVIAFFDVDYPEDYEELESVFLLINGKLVPFFIQSIDPQAKGRFLLKFEDTDTIEQAERLKGVSLYLPLNSLPELDEDQFYYHDLIGYTIVDETLGELGVIKELFELPHQDLLAMDYKGVEVLIPMQEDLIIRADKTEQKLYMNLPEGLVDVYTQPGNPSEEERDEDAI, encoded by the coding sequence ATGAACATTGATGCCTGTTACCAATTAGGTTACATCCTCCGGACGCATGGTATCAAAGGACAGGTAATTGCATTTTTTGATGTAGATTACCCGGAAGATTACGAAGAATTGGAATCAGTTTTCCTGCTTATCAACGGAAAACTGGTTCCTTTTTTTATTCAGTCCATTGACCCGCAAGCCAAAGGCCGTTTTTTACTTAAATTTGAAGATACGGATACTATAGAGCAAGCCGAAAGATTAAAAGGCGTATCGTTGTATCTCCCACTCAACTCTTTACCGGAACTCGACGAAGATCAGTTTTACTACCATGATTTAATTGGCTATACCATAGTGGATGAAACCTTAGGGGAACTCGGTGTTATTAAAGAATTATTTGAGTTACCGCATCAGGATTTACTAGCCATGGACTACAAAGGTGTGGAAGTATTAATTCCCATGCAGGAAGATTTAATAATTCGGGCAGATAAAACAGAACAAAAGTTATACATGAACCTGCCCGAAGGTTTAGTAGACGTGTACACTCAACCTGGTAATCCATCCGAGGAAGAACGCGACGAAGATGCGATTTGA